The following coding sequences lie in one Cannabis sativa cultivar Pink pepper isolate KNU-18-1 chromosome 5, ASM2916894v1, whole genome shotgun sequence genomic window:
- the LOC115715590 gene encoding 25S rRNA (cytosine-C(5))-methyltransferase NSUN5 — protein MARTTTKAPVRKKTKHSSAAPAEKSENRRQSNAERSAYFARREAAKVLRLVLQGDARRRAVGSIKSLIYSPSVKNKKATFALVCETLKHLSVIKEVLDEAEILNSKWKKQDELVYIITYDVLFGQKTLSTGDAEKFLWKRREALVSALASILKKKKLKNVQELLALYQTPDADVSKPRYVRVNTLKLDVESAQQELEKKFSVQKDDVVPDLLILPPGTDLHNHPLVMNGSIFLQGKASSMVAAALAPKPGWEVLDACSAPGNKTVQLAALMRGKGKIIACELNKERVKRLNDTIELSGASNIKVLHGDFLSLSSEDPAYSKVRAILLDPSCSGSGTASVRLDHLLPSYATGQSSNDVDDFRLNKLAAFQRKALEHALSFPSVERIVYSTCSIHEVENEAIIKSVLSLASSFGFELEAPFPQWPRRGLPVFEGSEKLLRTDPVEDREGFFIALFVRKKEEKPQTKDEKQKEILVPNVFSKFCKFMFYSQVSRARRSVPQCGCCHHET, from the exons ATGGCGCGTACAACAACGAAAGCTCCTGTGAGGAAAAAGACGAAACACTCCTCCGCCGCGCCGGCGGAAAAGTCGGAAAATCGCCGCCAGAGCAATGCCGAGAGGTCGGCTTACTTCGCTAGGAGAGAAGCAGCGAAGGTGCTCCGGCTGGTTCTTCAAGGCGACGCTCGGCGCCGCGCCGTTGGCTCCATCAAGTCGCTCATTTACAGCCCCTCTGTGAAGAACAAGAAGGCTACCTTTGCTCTAGTTTGTGAAACACTAAAAC ATCTTTCTGTCATAAAGGAAGTGTTGGATGAAGCTGAGATTCTCAATAGCAAGTGGAAG AAGCAAGATGAGTTGGTTTATATAATCACGTATGATGTTCTTTTTGGTCAG AAAACTTTATCAACAGGAGATGCAGAGAAGTTTCTGTGGAAGCGGAGAGAGGCTCTGGTTTCTGCTCTGGCTTcaattttgaagaagaaaaaactgaAGAATGTTCAAGAGCTATTGGCTCTTTATCAAACTCCAG ATGCTGATGTTTCGAAACCTCGTTATGTTCGAGTAAATACTCTGAAACTGGATGTTGAATCTGCACAACAAGAACTGGAGAAAAAATTCTCG gTTCAAAAGGATGACGTGGTTCCGGACTTGTTGATACTTCCACCGGGAACTGATTTGCATAATCATCCTCTCGTCATGAATGGAAGTATCTTCTTGCAA GGAAAGGCAAGTTCTATGGTGGCAGCGGCTCTTGCTCCTAAACCAGGATGGGAG GTTCTTGATGCATGTTCAGCCCCTGGGAACAAAACTGTGCAACTTGCTGCTCTGATGAGAGGAAAGGGGAAGATCATAGCTTGCGAGCTAAACAAAGAACGGGTTAAACGTTTGAACGACACCATTGAACTCTCTGGTGCTTCTA ATATAAAGGTTTTGCATGGggacttcttaagcttaagttcGGAGGATCCGGCCTATTCCAAG GTCAGAGCCATTCTTTTGGATCCTTCCTGCTCTGGATCTGGGACTGCTTCTGTGAGATTAGatcatcttcttccttcttATGCCACAG GTCAATCGAGCAATGATGTCGACGATTTTAGACTGAACAAGCTTGCAGCTTTCCAAAGAAAGGCTCTGGAGCACGCATTGTCCT TTCCATCAGTGGAGAGAATAGTCTACAGCACTTGCTCCATCCACGAGGTCGAAAACGAGGCAATCATCAAATCAGTTCTGTCTCTGGCTTCTTCTTTTGGATTCGAACTCGAAGCTCCCTTTCCTCAATGGCCCCGCCGCGGCCTTCCGGTCTTTGAAGGCT CCGAGAAGTTGCTTCGAACCGATCCAGTGGAAGACAGAGAAGGGTTCTTCATTGCTCTGTTTGTGAGGAAGAAGGAAGAGAAGCCccaaacaaaagatgagaagCAGAAAGAAATTCTAGTTCCAAATGTGTTTAGTAAATTCTGTAAATTTATGTTTTACAGTCAAGTAAGTAGGGCAAGAAGATCCGTTCCTCAATGTGGATGTTGCCACCATGAAACTTGA
- the LOC115717090 gene encoding 17.9 kDa class II heat shock protein, producing MDFRILGLDSPLFTTLNQMIDNSEDSADHSKSINAPTRTYVRDAKAMAATPADVKEYPNSYVFIIDMPGLKSGDIKVQVEDDNVLLISGERKREEEKEGAKYVRMERRVGKFMRKFVLPENANTDAISAVCQDGVLTVTVQKLPPPEPKKPKTIEVKIA from the coding sequence ATGGATTTCAGAATCTTGGGATTAGACTCTCCACTCTTCACAACACTCAACCAAATGATCGACAATTCCGAAGACTCCGCCGATCACAGCAAATCCATCAACGCTCCGACCAGAACTTATGTCCGTGACGCCAAGGCCATGGCGGCCACTCCGGCTGACGTTAAGGAGTACCCGAACTCCTACGTCTTCATCATCGATATGCCGGGGCTGAAATCCGGCGACATCAAGGTTCAGGTGGAGGACGACAATGTGCTTCTGATCAGCGgcgagaggaagagagaggaagagaaagaaggagCTAAGTATGTGAGGATGGAGAGGAGAGTCGGAAAATTCATGAGGAAATTCGTGTTGCCGGAGAATGCTAATACTGACGCCATTTCGGCCGTTTGCCAGGATGGTGTTCTGACTGTTACTGTTCAGAAGCTTCCACCACCGGAGCCGAAGAAGCCGAAGACTATTGAGGTTAAGATTGCTTGA